The genomic segment GCGGTCACGTGCCCGATCTTGCGGCCGGCGCGCACCTCCTTACCGTAGAGGTGCGGGTGGGCGTCGGGGACCGCCAGCACTCGCGGGAGTCCACGCGCCAGATCCGTCTCGGGCGCCCCGAGGACGTTCGCCATCACCGCGGCGGGAGCCCGGAGCGTCGTCTCGCCGAGCGGCCAGCCGAGGACCGCTCGCAGATGGTTCTCGAACTGCGACGTCGCGCAGCCCTCGATCGTGAGGTGTCCCGAGTTGTGCGGTCGCAGCGCGAGCTCGTTGATCAGCAGCTCGCCGGTCTCCTCGACGAAAAGCTCGACCGCCATCACCCCGACCAGGCCGATGCGCTCGGCGATCGCCTCACCCAGCTCGCGGCACTGACCGGCCAGCGCGTCGGGGACCGGCGCCGGGGCGAGCGCGCGCACGCAGATCCCGTCGCGCTGGACCGTCTCGATCAACGGGTAGGCGACGAGGTCGCCGTCGACCCCTCGCACGATCATCTGTGAGAGCTCTTGCCTGAGCGGGATCCGGCGCTCGGCGATCCACTCGCCCCGCGACGGGAAGACCTGGTCGAGCTCGGCCTCATCGGCCATCAGGACGCCCTTGCCGTCGTAGCCCCCGCGGGTGGCCTTGAGGACCAGCGGCCAGCCCCACCGCTCGCCGAACACCCTGGCCTCGTCGGGGCCGGAGACCGGCGCGAAGTCCGGCACCGCGAACCCGGCGCGCTCGAACTCGGTGCGGGCGTGGAGCTTGTCTTGCGCGAACTGCTTGGCCTCGGCGCCGGGCCGGACCGCGAAGCCTTCACGCTCGAGCTCGACGAGGTGGTCGTGC from the Thermoleophilia bacterium SCSIO 60948 genome contains:
- a CDS encoding 5-(carboxyamino)imidazole ribonucleotide synthase, with amino-acid sequence MASDPIETTARRARSAPGVTARVGMVGGGQLARMTQQAAIALGVELVPLATAPDESAAAVAPATRIGSPDDLEALRALAAECDVITFDHEHVPHDHLVELEREGFAVRPGAEAKQFAQDKLHARTEFERAGFAVPDFAPVSGPDEARVFGERWGWPLVLKATRGGYDGKGVLMADEAELDQVFPSRGEWIAERRIPLRQELSQMIVRGVDGDLVAYPLIETVQRDGICVRALAPAPVPDALAGQCRELGEAIAERIGLVGVMAVELFVEETGELLINELALRPHNSGHLTIEGCATSQFENHLRAVLGWPLGETTLRAPAAVMANVLGAPETDLARGLPRVLAVPDAHPHLYGKEVRAGRKIGHVTALGPTLDAAEDNARRCAAILETGGEA